The following is a genomic window from Hymenobacter sp. APR13.
TCCGCCGTATTTTGCAGCATCACTTTTCAGACACAGCCTAGTCCACGGAGACAATAATTTACGGTAATTAGCTATAGCTATAGTACCTTTTGACACGTGGCACCACGGCTTACGGAGCAGTGGTGCCACTGGTATGATGCGACGCTGGCCAGGATGGATGGCCGGTGCGTGCAGGAAGACGCTGTAAATCCCGGGCCACCGCCGAACTTGCGGGCTATGTCGGCCGCCTTTACCGCTTTTATCCTGTTGCTGATGACCGGCGCACTGCTGCCCGTCAACCGCCGGTTCCGGCAGACGCCCGACGGCGTGCCCGTGTTTGTGGTATCCAACGGCACCCACACCGACGTGGTGCTGCCGCTACGGGAGCCGCGCACCGGCATCAGCTGGCTGCCCCACCTGCCCGATTCCACGCTGCGGGCCCGGTTCGGCAGCTACCCCTACGCCGCGTTTGGTTGGGGCAGCGAAGGCTTCTATCTGGCCTCCTACGGCCGCCAGCTGCCGGGCCCCGGCGTGGTGCTGCGGGCCGTGGTACCGGGCCCCACGCTCATGCACGTGCGGTTTCTGCGCCAGGCCCCGGTGGCTGGCCCCCGCGTGGTACCGTTGCGCATTTCGGTGGCGCAATACCAAGCGCTGGCCGCTCAGGTGGCCGCCTCGTTTCAGACCGACAGCCTGCAGCACTACCAGCTGCGCAACGCCGCCGGCTACACGCCTACAGACTTTTTCTTCCGGGCCACCGGCCGCTACCACGCCCTGCGCACCTGCAACGACTGGACCGTGCGCACCCTGCGCCGGGCCGGGCTGCGGGTGCCGCTGAAGTCGCCGCTGGCGGCGCCGGTGCTGGTGCAGGCGCGGCGGGCGCGCTAAGCGGGCGCGCGTTTGCTTACCTTCGCGCCATCAATCCGCACAGTTCCTGATGAGCGTTCAAAAACCCAGCATCCCGCGCGGCACCCGCGACTTTGGCCCGGCCGTGGTGGCCCGCCGCAACTATATTTTCGGCGTTATTCGCCGCGTGTTCGAGAAGTTCGGCTACGCCCCGCTCGAAACCCCGACCCTGGAGAATCTGTCGGTGCTGACCGGCAAGTACGGCGACGAAGGCGACCAGCTGCTGTTTAAAGTCCTGAACTCCGGCGACTTCGCCAAGGACGTGACGGCCGACGACCTCGCTGCCGACAACCGCAGCAAGCGCCTGCTCCCCAAAGTGGCCGAAAAAGGCCTGCGCTACGACCTCACGGTGCCTTTCGCGCGCTACGTGGTGATGAACCGCGGCACACTCACGTTCCCGTTCAAGCGCTACCAAATTCAACCCGTATGGCGCGCCGACCGGCCCCAGCGCGGGCGCTACCGCGAGTTTTACCAGTGCGACGCCGACGTAGTGGGCACCGATTCGCTGCTCTGCGAAGCCGAAATCGTGCTGATGATGAGCGAGGTGCTGACCACGCTGGGCCTCACCGACCACACCATCAAAATCAACCACCGCCGCGTGCTGGGTGCCTTCTACCAGGCGTTGGGCGGTGAGGGCACCGAAACCGACCTGTTCGTGGCCATCGACAAACTCGACAAGATCGGGCGCGAAGGCGTGGAAAAGGAGCTGGCCGAGCGTGGCTTCTCGGCGGCGGCTATTGAGCGGCTGTTCGATTTGCTGGGCGTGGAAGGCCACTTCGAGGAGAAGCTTGAGCGCCTGCTGGCTGGCTTCGTGACGGCCGGCGTGGCCCCCGACAACGCCACCGCCGACGGCTACAAAGGCCTGCAGGACCTGAAGCGCGTGCTGGACTACCTGCGCGGCTTCGGCTTCGAGAAGTGGGACAACCTGGAGTTCGACGTGACGCTGGCCCGCGGCCTGAGCTACTACACGGGCTGCATCTTCGAAATCAAGATCAACAACGTGAACATGGGCAGCGTGAGCGGCGGCGGCCGCTACGACAACCTTACCGGGGCCTTCGGGCTGCCGGGCGTGTCGGGCGTGGGCTTCTCGTTCGGCGTCGACCGCCTCTACGACTGCCTGGAGGAGCTGCAGCTGTTTCCGGCGGCCGTAGCCACCACCACCCGCTGCCTGCTCACCAACTTCGACGCCGATAGCGAAACGGCCGTACTGCCGGTGCTGCGCGCCCTGCGCGAGGCCGGCGTGGCTTCGGAGTTGTTTCCGGAGGCCGGCAAGCTGGGCAAGCAGTTCAAGTACGCCGATGCCAAGGGCATCCCCTACGTGCTCATCCAGGGCCCCGAGGAGCGTGCCGCCGGCCTGTTCAAGCTCAAAACCCTGGCCAGCGGCGAAGAGCGCACCGTTTCGCTGGCCGACGTGCTGGCCGAGCTGGCGCGGTAGCCGGGGCGGCAGTAGCACCGTCCAACCAAGAGCCCGTCATGCCCCGCCCGGCATGGCGGGCTTTTTTGTTGCGCGGGAAAACCTCACTTTTACTTTCCACCCCAGCCCACCCGCTGCTTTTCGCCACCCATCATGCCCGAAGATTACGTTCTTTCGCCCGCCACCCACCTCGACCTCGCCACCCTCGACCAGCTGCTGTGCACCAAGGCGCGCGTTGTTTTAGGCGACGACGCCCGCCAGCGCATTGCCACCTGCCACCAGTACCTCCACGACCGGCTGGAGCGCTCCGACGCGCCGGTGTACGGCATCAATACCGGCTTCGGGGCACTCTGCAACCAAACCATTGCGGCAGGGCAGCGCCAGCAGCTGCAGCAGAACCTGATGATGTCGCACGCCTGCGGCACGGGCGAGGAGGTGCCGGCCGAGTTGGTGCGCCTGATGCTGCTGCTGAAGGTGCAGAGCCTGAGCTACGGCCACAGCGGCGTGCAGGTGGCCACTGCCCAGCGCCTGCTCGATTTCTACAACCGCGGCATGCTGCCGGTGGTGTATCAGCAGGGCTCGTTGGGTGCCAGCGGCGACCTAGCCCCGCTGGCGCACCTGTGCTTGCCGCTGCTGGGGCTGGGTGAAGTCAACTACGAAGGCTACCGCCTGGCCGCGGCTGACGCCATGAGCCTATTCAGTTGGGCACCGCTCACGCTGGAAGCCAAAGAGGGCCTAGCGCTGCTCAACGGCACCCAGTTTATGCTGGCCTACGCCGTGCACGGGCTGCTGCGGGTGCAGCGTCTGCTGGCCGCCGCCGACGTCATCGGGGCTTTGTCGCTGGAGGCGTTTGATGGGCTGGCCGAGCCATTTGATGCGCGCCTGCACCAGCTGCGGCCCCACGCCGGGCAGGTGGCGGTGGCGGGCCGCGTGCGGGCGTTGCTGGCCGGCTCCGAGCTGCAAAGCCGGCCGAAAACTGCCGTGCAGGACCCCTACTCGTTCCGGTGCATGCCCCAGGTGCACGGCGCCTCCCGCGACGCCGTGGCCTACGTACAGCAAACCGTGGAAACCGAGTGCAACGCCGTCACCGACAACCCCAACATCTTCCCCGCCGACGACGCCATCCTGAGCGGCGGCAACTTCCACGGCCAGCCGCTGGCCCTGGCCCTCGACATGCTGGCCATTGCCACCGCCGAAATCGGCAGTATCTCGCAGCAGCGCACCACCCAGCTCATTGGCGGGCAGCGGGGGCTGCCGCCGTTTCTGGTGGCCGAGCCCGGCCTGAACTCGGGCCTGATGATTCCGCAGTACACAGCCGCCGGCATCGTGAGCCAGAACAAGCAGCTCTGCACCCCGGCCTCGGTGGACAGCGTGGTGAGCAGCAACGGCCAGGAAGACCACGTGAGCATGGGCGCTAACGCCGCCACCAAGGCCTTGCGCGTGGTGCAGAACGTGGAGCAGCTGCTGGGCATCGAGCTGCTGAATGCCACCCAGGCGCTGGAATTCCGCCGACCCGCTCGCACCTCGGAGGCGCTGGAGCAGGTGGTGGCCGCGTTCCGCGAGAAAGTGTCCTTTGTGAGCCACGACCGGGTACTTTACCCCGACCTGCACGCCGCCGCCGACTTCGTGCGCAGCTACCCGTGGCAGTAGGCAGTTGCGCACTGTGCCGCAACCACTGGGCCTCGGCATGAAGCCTGGCCGCGGCGGCGTATGCCGATTGTGGGTATCTTGGCGTTACTGTCCGGCCGGGGTTTGCTCCGTTTCATCTGCTGCTATTTTATGCGTTCCGTGAAGTTTCTCTACCTCTGGTTGTTGCTGGGAATGCTGCTGTCCCCTGCTGAGCCGGCCCTGGCCCAAGCCTGCACTTCCTCGCCGAATCCGCCGGCGTGCACCTTTGTGGCGGTGGATGTGCAAACCAACCAGATAGTAGAAAAGCTGTGCGTGGGCCGTGCCGTCCGCTTTGATTTGTGTTCGGGCCGGCCGCCGCTGGTGTATTTCTACCAGGTTCTGTCCGGCACCAACGCCTACCCCAACCCCTGCGGCCCCGGCCTGCGCCCCTCTCCTTTCGTTTACACGCCCACGGCCGCCGGCCCCGTTACGGTCACCGAGAACGGCCAGGCGCAGGCGGGCGGCGGCGTTTCCACCATCTATTTCCGGGTGTTCGAGGTCTACGACAATCCCGTGCCGGCCTTCACGGTGGCGGCCTGCTCGCCGGGATTTGTGCAGGTGACGCTGCCCGGAGCGCCTTATAACAGTTACACCGTCCAGATTGGCAGCAGCACGTTTGCGGCCCAGCCCGGGCAGGTGCGCACGTTTCCGGTGCCGCCCGGCGCCACGTCCATCACGGTGGCCGGCATTTACTCCGACAGCGACCTGTGCACCCGTTCGGCCACGCAGCCGCTACCGCAACTGGCCGCGCCGGGGCCACTGGTTATCCAGCGCCTGAGTGTGCAGAGCAGTTCGGTGGTGCTGGAAACCGCGCCGCTGGTAGCCGGCTACTCCTACACGGTCGAGCAGGCCGATTTCGCTACGCCGACCACCTTCCAGGCGGTACCCGGGGCCGTGGCCAACGGCCTGAGCGGCTTCACGGTGCCGGCCGCGCGGCCCGGCTACTACCGCCTGCGCCGCACCGACATCTGCCAGCAGGCCCAGGCTATTTCTGAGCCGGTGAGCACACTCACGCTGACGGCCCAGCCTGCTGAGCGCCGCAACGAGCTGGTGTGGCAGCTTGGTCCCAACCCTGCCACCTACGAGCTGACACGCAACGGCACGCCCCTGCCCGCCCCGCCGCCCGCCGCCCGCTCCTACTCCGATACGGCTGTGGCCTGCGGCCTCCGCTACACCTACCGCCTCACGGCGCGGTATGCAGGCGGCGTTTCGTCAGTTTCAGAGGCCGTTTCGGTGCTGGCTACGGCCACCCAGGCGCCAGCCACGCCCCGGCTGCTGGCGACCTTCGATGAGCGCAACCGGGTGGTGCTGACGGCCAGCGTGGCCCGCTTCCCCAGCACCGGCCAGCTCACTTACCTGCGCGACAACACTGTGCTGGGCACCACGGCGGCCCGTACTCTTCGCGACTCACTAGCCAGCTACAGCCCGGAAACAGCGCCGTGCTACCAGGTACGGTTCGAGGACGACTGCGCCAACCGCTCGGCGGTCAGTGCGGCCTTCTGCCCGGTGGTGCTGGCCGCCGAGCTGGCCGGCACCCGCAACTCAGCCGTGCGGCTGCGATGGTCGGGACTGCGCGGTGCCCCCGCCGCCGCCACCGCTGACTCGCTGCGTTACCGCCTGTTGGTGCTCAACCCCGACAACACGGTGCGCAACAGTTACGCTGTCAGTTCCCGCGGCACCTACCTCGACCAGCTGCTCCCCACCGACCTGCAAGCCGTGCGCTACCGCCTGGAAGTGACGGGCGCGGGCCTGCCGGCTGCCAGCTACTCCAACATTGCCAGCGCAGTGCGTCCCCTCGAAGCCTACGTTCCGACGGCCTTCACCCCCAACGGCGACGGCCTCAACGATGTGCTGGAAGTGAAGGGCCGGTTTTTGCGCACCTACACCTTCACGGTAGTGGACCGCAACGGCCAGGAAGTGTTTCGGGGCACTGACCGCACCCAGGCCTGGGACGGCCGTATCCGGGGCCAGCAGCCGGTGCTGGGGGCTTACGTCTGGCGGTTTGAAGCCGTGGATGCCGCCGGCAAAACTGTGGTGCAGCACGGCACCGTCACGATAGTAAAGTAATTTTGTCTGTAGGCTGCTAGCGGCCTTTTACGGCCGGCAACCTTTGGGCCAGCATACCAGCCATCGGCCGGCTGGAAGCAGGCCGGGCATTGCTGCTCCCAACAAAGAATGTAGCTCAGCTGCTTGTTTTTGCGTAGGCAGCATTCTGTTGTACTTGTTTTCTGCCTATGCTGCTCGACGTCAAGCTTCCTGTCTACTACATCTTCAAGCGCATCCTGCCCGACATTTTGCGGGTGCTGCTTATCTCCGTCATTTTCCAACTGCTGAAATATTTCTTCGGCCGCTATCTGCCCGAAATTCCGCTGCAGCTGGCCACCATTCTGGGCAGCGCTATTTCGCTGCTGCTGGCCTTCAACGTGAGCCAGTCGTACGACCGGTGGTGGGAAGGCCGCAAGATTTGGGGGGCCGTCGTGAACGACTCCCGGACGCTGGTGCTGCAGGTGCGCAGCTTCCTACAGCCCGACGCCTTGCCCCCGCAAGAGGCGGCCGACCATCTGACCACCGTCGCCTACCGCCAGATTGCCTGGTGCTATAGCCTGGGCGAATCGTTGCGTAGCCAGGATCCGCTGCCTTCACTGGGCCGCTTCCTGTCGGAGCCTGACCTGGCCTACGCCAAAGCTCAGAACAACCGCCCCTTGGCCCTGCTAGCGCTGCACAGCATGCAGATCAGAGAGCTGTTCCAGCAGCAGGCTATTAACACGTTCCAGCAGGTGCAGCTCGATTCCACGCTGGTGCGACTATGCGAAACGATGGGCCAGGCCGAGCGCATCAAGAGCACCGTGTTTCCGGCCAACTATCGGCTGCTTGTGCATTTTCTGATTTATCTGTTCTTAGGCACGTTGTCGCTGAGCTTGGTGGAGTCGATGGGCTTTTGGGAAGTACCGGTGCTGCTGCTCATTGCCACCACCTTCTTCCTCATCGAGCGCACAGCCCGCTTCCTGCAGGATCCGTTCAACAACTCCCCGACTGATACGCCCGTCACGGCCATTGCGCGCAACGTGGAAATCAACCTCAAGCAGTTGCTGCAGGAGCCCAACGTGCCGGCTCCGCTCACTTCCGATACCTTCTATCTGATGTAAGGTTTGCAGCCGCTGATAGCCCGGAAGTTCCGGCCAATGGCGGCGGCGCTGTACCTTGCATTTGGTTTCAGCGGCCCGCTCCGGCCCGCCCAGGCCTCTTCTTTCTCTGTTTCCCCGAAGAAAATAACCACCCGAGAGCTATGTTTGACATGATGGGCATGATGGGCAAAATGAAAGAGCTGCAGGAGAAAATGCAGCAGGCCCAGCAGGAAATGCAGTTTGTGACGGCCACTGGCGAAGCCGGCGGCGGCCTGGTCCGCGCTACGGCCAACGGCCAGCGCCGGGTGATTAAGCTCGAAATCGACGACTCGCTGCTCTCCGACCGCGAAATGCTGGCCGACCTGGTGGTAGCCGCTGTGAACAAGGCCCTCGATGAAGCCGGCGACAAGGCCAAGGAAGAGCTGAAGCGCAAAACCAGCGGCCTCATCCCCAATATTCCCGGCCTCGACCTCGGCGGCTTTGGCCTCTGATACTACATCGGCGCCCTGCGCCGATGTGGCCGTAGTAATCCTGAACTGGAACGGGCGCGACTTCCTGCGCCGGTTTCTGCCGTCGGTGCTGGCGCACTCCGAAGGGGCCGCAGTTTTTGTCGCCGACAACGCCTCCACCGACGATTCGGTGGAGGTCGTGCGGCAGGAGTTTCTAGGAGTTCAGGTTGTGCAGCTTCCCGACAATCTGGGCTTCTGCCAGGGCTACAACGCGGCGCTGGACGAAGTACGCCGGTTGGGTATGCAGGCGAGCACACTAACCCCGCTTCATCCGACGCCTGAAGTCAGCCCTAGCCAGCCGAACTCGTTGGGCTTCCGATACTACGTGCTGCTCAATTCCGATGTGGAGGTAACGGCGGGCTGGCTCTCGCCCCAACGGGCGCTGCTGGAAAGCCGGCCGCAGGCCGCGGCGTGCCAGCCGAAAATCCGGCAGTACAGCCCCGACCCAGCCCAACGTGCGCTTCTGGAGTACGCCGGGGCCGGCGGCGGTTACCTCGACCGGTTCGGCTACCCCTTCTGCCGCGGCCGCCTCTTCGACACCCTCGAAACCGACCACGGCCAGTACGACGACCCACGCCCGGTGGCCTGGGCTACCGGCGCCTGCATGCTGGTACGGGCCTCGGCCTGGCACGCGCTAGGCGGGCTGGAGTCCACGTTTTTTGCCCACATGGAGGAAATCGACCTGTGCTGGCGCCTCTGGAATGCCGGCCACGAGGTGTGGTACCACGGCGGCAGCACGGTGTTTCATGTAGGCGGCGGCACGCTGCACAAGTCTAACCCACGCAAAACCTACCTCAACTTCCGCAACGGCCTGGCCCTGGTCTACAAGAACACGCACGCCGACGAGCTGACCACCACGCTGGCCGTGCGGCTACTACTCGACTGGGTGGCGGCCCTGCGCTTCCTGCTACAAGGCGCCCTCCCCGACGCCCGCGCCATCCTACGTGCCCAGCGCGACTTCTACCGCCGCCGCGCCTATTGGCAGCAGCAGCGGCAGCAGTTTCCGCCGCGCCTCACGCTGGCCGAGCGCCCCGGCGTGTTTCGGGGAAGCCTTGTGTGGGCTTACTTCGGGCAGGGCAAACGGAAGTTTTCGGAGCTGGATGCAGATCTACTGAATTGAGCAGCAGGCATACAGCATAGGCTGCTTGCGAGAACTATCGGCCAAGAAATCTGTAAAATTCCCTTATTCAATCTGCAGAATCTGCGAATAAGAAAGCCTGCCCTTTTGCAGGAGCAGGCTTTGAAATCAACTGTACGGCAGTAATTAAACCTACAAATCCCAGACGGTGCTGCGCTGCCGGCGCATGGCGCGGCGCACGTTCATCCAGAAGGCCAGCGCGAAGTACAGCACGATGGGCGAGCCGAAGGTGAAGAACGACGCGTAGACAAAGGACAGCCGGACGCTTCCCGTGGAAAAACCCAACCGGTTGCCCAGGGCGTTGCAGACACCGAAGCTCTGCTTTTCGATGTAGTCGGTGAGTCGTTTCATGACGGATGGTGGTAAGTGATGCACACTGCTAACCCTGTACAAGGTAGCACGATACGATAGCACAAGCAAGCCGAAGCAGGGTATTTTCCTTCGAAGATACGTCTCCCTTCCGCGGTTTTGCGTTTGTTGTTGGAAATTCCGCCCCGAACCTGCCTGTATGAGAAGCCCGTTGCCCCGTAATCTTTCTATTCTGCTGCTGGCGGTGGCCGGCACGCTCCCTGCTTGTACGCTGCCCCGGATGCTGAAGGTTGCGCAAAGCGGCCAGCAAGTGAGCGTGCAGCCGGCGGTGCTGGAAAGCAACGGCGAAAACGTGCTGTTTGAAGTAACGGCCCGCGTGCCGGCCAGCCACCTGAAAAAAGGCGCCGCCTACGGCCTCAACCTGCGCTACGTCTACGACAACGGCCTGCGCGAAGACACGCTGGGCCGCCTCAGCTTTCAGTCGGGCGAGTATGTCTACGATGAGGAAAAGAAAGATCAGCTGGTCATCAAAAAGCAGCTTTCCTTTCCATACGCGCCCAACAAAAACCCCGGCCAGCTGCTGGCCCTGGCCGAAGTGCGGGAGCTGAAGCCCAACGGCAAGCGCCTGAAGGGCAAGGAAACCCGGCTGGCGCGGGGCGTGGCCAGCACCGGCCGCCTGGTAGTGCGCCAGGATACGGCCATTGCCCTGCTACCCGAACTGGCCGACAACAACATGAGCGGCACCCGGGTGCTGCCGTTCTTCTTTGACGCCGGCCGCTCGGAAATCCGCAACTTCCTGGGTACTAACGTGGCGGCGCTGGAAGACTTCATCGAGGCCAACCAGCGCACTGAGAAGGTGATGATTGTGGCCGGTCACTCGCCCGACTCGCTCGATGCCCACGACCTGCGCCTGGCCGACAAGCGTGTGCAGGCCCTGCAGCGCTACTACAAAAACCGCGTCGACACCGACTCCTACCTCAACCGGGTGCGCGACATCGACTTCGAAACCGAGGCCTACCACCGCCGCTGGGACTTGTTCCTGAACAAGGTGCAGGAGTCGGCGCTGAAACCGGCGCAGGTGGATTCGGTACTGCTGCTCATCAACGATACGCCCGGCACCTACGCCCAGAAGGAGAAAAGCCTGCACAGCCTGTCGTTCTTCGACTACCTGGAGCAGTACATCTATCCGGTGATGCGCTTCGGCACGGTGGCCGTGCAGTACACCGCGCCCAAGCGCTACGACTCGGAAATCTACCTGCTGTCCAAGAAGATTGTCGACAAGCAGCTGGAAGTGGATGCCCTCACGCCGGAGGAGCTGCGTTATTCGGCCACGCTCACGCCGCTGCTGGCCGAAAAGCAGCGCATCTACGAAACCTCGGCAGCTACCACGGGCCGCTGGGAAGCCTACCACAACCTGGCCGTGGTGCTGCTGCAGCGCTCTGAAAAGGAAGTCAGCGACAAGGTGCGCAAGGCCTACTTGCGCCGCGCGGCCGTCAATTTCACGCTGGCGGCGCACCGCAACCCCACGGCCACCATGTTCTACCGCGTGGCCACCGCCTACCACCGCGCCGGCGACAAGCTGGAGGCCCTGCAGAACTACGACTACGCTATCAAGCTCGGCGGCGCCCGCCCGGTGCTCGACAAAGTATTTGCCGACAAAGCCGCGCTGGAAATCGAAATCGGGCAGCTAGATGATGCGCTGGGCAGCCTCAGCTACAGCGCCAAAAGCTACCAAAACACCATGAACCGCGCCCTGATCTACCTGCTCAAGGGCAACTACGACGGGGCCGCCGGCATCTACCAGGAGGCCCTCACGCTGCAGCCCAACGACCCGCTGGCCTACTACTGCCTGGCCGTAGTGGCCGCCCGCCAGAAGGACGAGGCCAAGCTGGGTGAGAACCTGCGCCGCGCCGTGCAGCTGGACCGCAAATACGCCAACCGCGCCGTCGAGGACCTGGAGTTCATGGACTACGCCAGCGGCAAGGTGTTTCTGGAGACGCTGCGGTAGAATGGCGTTTGCAGTGCTGTGAAGTGCTTATTCATCGACCCACTTTACTGAGTAGATTATCTTTCGAAATAGCTCACGCTTCTTTTGATTGTCTTTTGTCAATCCTCGTTGTGCCATACATACTATCGATACAAGGTTTCCTTTCCTGTGATAGCATCCATAAGTACACACTTGACTAAGATTCTGAGAAAAAACTCTATTATCATAGTCGATAAACACAAGTTCCCTATTTGCGAAAACGGAATCCTGAAAGGAAAGCATCTTCACTTGGTTCTTTCCTTCTACCTCCATGTTTTCTACAAAGTGCTTCTGATAGCTCTGTAAGTCGGGGTCACCTTCTATCTTCTTAATGATTACCATCACTGCATCACCGAGTAGGCTATCCTGCCGTTGAGCAGGATTTGTAAAAACGTGTGGCTCCGCCGTATCCTCGGAAGCAGGGTCACAATCCCTCTTCCGCCATGAAAAAGGAACATCGATAGTGACAGGACCAAGAGTGTAAGGATATAAATTCTCTTCTCGTGTAATGACACGCTGGTTCTCCTGGGCACCCTGATTCTCCTGGGTACAATTGCTGCATAAGAGACCCAGAACAAAGATCACAGGATAAGCTTTTTTAGGGGATGAGTTCATTGGGCAATGATAGCTCCTTCTATGCATACACAATTCCGTAAAACGGCGATTTAAACAGTCTTTTTCCAAGAGGCATATAAGTCTAGCCAGACAAATAACATCTTCATTTAGGTCGACAGGTAATGTCGGTTTGCCCGTCCCGGCTACTCGTCGTAGCTTTACGCGCCGGCTGAGGCCGGCATTTTCATTCTGACTTTCGAACTGCCACAGACTATGCGGACCATCCAATTCCGGGAAGCCCTGCGTGAAGCCCTGTCCGAAGAAATGCGCCGCGACCCGCGCGTGTTCCTGATGGGCGAAGAAGTAGCCGAATACAACGGCGCCTACAAAGTAAGCCAGGGCATGCTGGACGAGTTTGGCCCGGAGCGCGTGATTGATACGCCGATTGCCGAGCTGGGCTTTGCCGGCATCGGCGTGGGCGCGGCCATCAACGGCCTGATTCCGGTCATCGAGTTCATGACCTTCAACTTCTCGCTGGTGGCCATCGACCAGGTGATTAACTCGGCCGCCAAAATCTATTCGATGTCGGGCGGACAGTACTCCTGCCCCATCGTGTTCCGCGGGCCTACGGGCAGTGCCGGCATGCTCAGCAGCCAGCACTCGCAGAACTTCGAAAACTGGTACGCCAACACGCCTGGCCTGAAAGTGGTGGTTCCTTCCAATCCCTACGATGCCAAAG
Proteins encoded in this region:
- a CDS encoding DUF2459 domain-containing protein; translation: MSAAFTAFILLLMTGALLPVNRRFRQTPDGVPVFVVSNGTHTDVVLPLREPRTGISWLPHLPDSTLRARFGSYPYAAFGWGSEGFYLASYGRQLPGPGVVLRAVVPGPTLMHVRFLRQAPVAGPRVVPLRISVAQYQALAAQVAASFQTDSLQHYQLRNAAGYTPTDFFFRATGRYHALRTCNDWTVRTLRRAGLRVPLKSPLAAPVLVQARRAR
- the hisS gene encoding histidine--tRNA ligase, with the protein product MSVQKPSIPRGTRDFGPAVVARRNYIFGVIRRVFEKFGYAPLETPTLENLSVLTGKYGDEGDQLLFKVLNSGDFAKDVTADDLAADNRSKRLLPKVAEKGLRYDLTVPFARYVVMNRGTLTFPFKRYQIQPVWRADRPQRGRYREFYQCDADVVGTDSLLCEAEIVLMMSEVLTTLGLTDHTIKINHRRVLGAFYQALGGEGTETDLFVAIDKLDKIGREGVEKELAERGFSAAAIERLFDLLGVEGHFEEKLERLLAGFVTAGVAPDNATADGYKGLQDLKRVLDYLRGFGFEKWDNLEFDVTLARGLSYYTGCIFEIKINNVNMGSVSGGGRYDNLTGAFGLPGVSGVGFSFGVDRLYDCLEELQLFPAAVATTTRCLLTNFDADSETAVLPVLRALREAGVASELFPEAGKLGKQFKYADAKGIPYVLIQGPEERAAGLFKLKTLASGEERTVSLADVLAELAR
- the hutH gene encoding histidine ammonia-lyase gives rise to the protein MPEDYVLSPATHLDLATLDQLLCTKARVVLGDDARQRIATCHQYLHDRLERSDAPVYGINTGFGALCNQTIAAGQRQQLQQNLMMSHACGTGEEVPAELVRLMLLLKVQSLSYGHSGVQVATAQRLLDFYNRGMLPVVYQQGSLGASGDLAPLAHLCLPLLGLGEVNYEGYRLAAADAMSLFSWAPLTLEAKEGLALLNGTQFMLAYAVHGLLRVQRLLAAADVIGALSLEAFDGLAEPFDARLHQLRPHAGQVAVAGRVRALLAGSELQSRPKTAVQDPYSFRCMPQVHGASRDAVAYVQQTVETECNAVTDNPNIFPADDAILSGGNFHGQPLALALDMLAIATAEIGSISQQRTTQLIGGQRGLPPFLVAEPGLNSGLMIPQYTAAGIVSQNKQLCTPASVDSVVSSNGQEDHVSMGANAATKALRVVQNVEQLLGIELLNATQALEFRRPARTSEALEQVVAAFREKVSFVSHDRVLYPDLHAAADFVRSYPWQ
- a CDS encoding T9SS C-terminal target domain-containing protein, which translates into the protein MRSVKFLYLWLLLGMLLSPAEPALAQACTSSPNPPACTFVAVDVQTNQIVEKLCVGRAVRFDLCSGRPPLVYFYQVLSGTNAYPNPCGPGLRPSPFVYTPTAAGPVTVTENGQAQAGGGVSTIYFRVFEVYDNPVPAFTVAACSPGFVQVTLPGAPYNSYTVQIGSSTFAAQPGQVRTFPVPPGATSITVAGIYSDSDLCTRSATQPLPQLAAPGPLVIQRLSVQSSSVVLETAPLVAGYSYTVEQADFATPTTFQAVPGAVANGLSGFTVPAARPGYYRLRRTDICQQAQAISEPVSTLTLTAQPAERRNELVWQLGPNPATYELTRNGTPLPAPPPAARSYSDTAVACGLRYTYRLTARYAGGVSSVSEAVSVLATATQAPATPRLLATFDERNRVVLTASVARFPSTGQLTYLRDNTVLGTTAARTLRDSLASYSPETAPCYQVRFEDDCANRSAVSAAFCPVVLAAELAGTRNSAVRLRWSGLRGAPAAATADSLRYRLLVLNPDNTVRNSYAVSSRGTYLDQLLPTDLQAVRYRLEVTGAGLPAASYSNIASAVRPLEAYVPTAFTPNGDGLNDVLEVKGRFLRTYTFTVVDRNGQEVFRGTDRTQAWDGRIRGQQPVLGAYVWRFEAVDAAGKTVVQHGTVTIVK
- a CDS encoding bestrophin family protein, producing the protein MLLDVKLPVYYIFKRILPDILRVLLISVIFQLLKYFFGRYLPEIPLQLATILGSAISLLLAFNVSQSYDRWWEGRKIWGAVVNDSRTLVLQVRSFLQPDALPPQEAADHLTTVAYRQIAWCYSLGESLRSQDPLPSLGRFLSEPDLAYAKAQNNRPLALLALHSMQIRELFQQQAINTFQQVQLDSTLVRLCETMGQAERIKSTVFPANYRLLVHFLIYLFLGTLSLSLVESMGFWEVPVLLLIATTFFLIERTARFLQDPFNNSPTDTPVTAIARNVEINLKQLLQEPNVPAPLTSDTFYLM
- a CDS encoding YbaB/EbfC family nucleoid-associated protein, with amino-acid sequence MFDMMGMMGKMKELQEKMQQAQQEMQFVTATGEAGGGLVRATANGQRRVIKLEIDDSLLSDREMLADLVVAAVNKALDEAGDKAKEELKRKTSGLIPNIPGLDLGGFGL
- a CDS encoding glycosyltransferase family 2 protein encodes the protein MASDTTSAPCADVAVVILNWNGRDFLRRFLPSVLAHSEGAAVFVADNASTDDSVEVVRQEFLGVQVVQLPDNLGFCQGYNAALDEVRRLGMQASTLTPLHPTPEVSPSQPNSLGFRYYVLLNSDVEVTAGWLSPQRALLESRPQAAACQPKIRQYSPDPAQRALLEYAGAGGGYLDRFGYPFCRGRLFDTLETDHGQYDDPRPVAWATGACMLVRASAWHALGGLESTFFAHMEEIDLCWRLWNAGHEVWYHGGSTVFHVGGGTLHKSNPRKTYLNFRNGLALVYKNTHADELTTTLAVRLLLDWVAALRFLLQGALPDARAILRAQRDFYRRRAYWQQQRQQFPPRLTLAERPGVFRGSLVWAYFGQGKRKFSELDADLLN
- a CDS encoding PspC domain-containing protein, with the protein product MKRLTDYIEKQSFGVCNALGNRLGFSTGSVRLSFVYASFFTFGSPIVLYFALAFWMNVRRAMRRQRSTVWDL